In Microcoleus sp. AS-A8, one DNA window encodes the following:
- the pyk gene encoding pyruvate kinase, producing the protein MRKTKIICTLGPASSDYDTLKAMVEAGMNVVRLNFSHGEHATHLEYIRTVRKVAADLKRPIAILQDLQGPKIRVGDMEDGVVLQEGEKTTITMEDILGTAQRFSSTYKSLAQDVKAGDAILLNDGLLKLKVEQVSGDEIHCTVIYGGELKSHKGINLPTGSISAPPLTDKDKEDLMFGLEQGVDYVALSFVRKASDLEQVREIVRSAGKSTHIIAKVERHEAVEDMEAVVAAADVIMVARGDLGVEMLLEEVPRIQKTLIDTCHSYQKPVITATQMLESMIQNPRPTRAEVSDVANAILEGTDAIMLSGETSVGRYPVEAVKTMASIAETTEDRLAASSMFINGKREHTISNAVGYAACQLAQNINAKAIICFTEHGFTTRLLSKYRQQIPVVAVTPTEEVQRRLTLYWGVQSLQLQEVHNTDAMIILAEQAALQHGFVEKGDIVVMIAGLPLAITGVTNLIKAHRIGEQVAI; encoded by the coding sequence ATGCGTAAAACCAAAATTATCTGCACTCTTGGGCCTGCCAGTTCTGACTATGACACCCTCAAAGCCATGGTCGAAGCTGGGATGAACGTGGTTCGGCTGAACTTCTCTCATGGCGAACACGCGACCCATCTAGAGTACATCCGCACCGTTCGCAAAGTTGCTGCTGACCTCAAACGCCCAATTGCCATTCTTCAAGATTTACAAGGGCCTAAAATCCGCGTTGGGGACATGGAAGATGGCGTCGTTCTTCAAGAAGGTGAGAAGACGACGATCACGATGGAAGATATCCTCGGCACAGCACAACGGTTTAGTTCAACCTACAAAAGCTTAGCTCAGGATGTGAAAGCAGGAGACGCCATCCTGCTCAACGATGGCTTACTCAAACTTAAGGTAGAGCAGGTGAGTGGGGATGAGATTCACTGCACCGTTATCTACGGGGGAGAGTTAAAAAGTCATAAGGGAATTAACCTCCCGACCGGTTCAATCTCAGCTCCTCCTCTAACCGATAAGGATAAAGAAGACTTGATGTTTGGCTTAGAGCAAGGCGTGGATTACGTCGCCTTGTCCTTTGTGCGGAAAGCCTCTGATTTGGAGCAAGTCCGAGAGATTGTGAGAAGCGCTGGTAAATCGACTCACATCATCGCCAAAGTGGAGCGTCACGAGGCGGTAGAAGATATGGAGGCAGTTGTGGCGGCTGCCGATGTAATCATGGTGGCGCGTGGAGACTTGGGCGTGGAAATGCTCTTGGAAGAAGTTCCTCGCATTCAGAAGACCTTAATTGACACCTGTCACAGCTATCAAAAGCCCGTGATTACTGCAACCCAGATGCTGGAATCGATGATTCAAAACCCTCGCCCAACCAGGGCTGAGGTTTCTGATGTTGCCAATGCGATTCTGGAGGGTACAGATGCGATTATGCTTTCGGGCGAAACCTCAGTGGGTCGCTACCCGGTAGAAGCGGTGAAGACGATGGCGAGTATTGCCGAAACCACCGAGGACCGTTTGGCGGCGTCTTCGATGTTCATCAATGGGAAGCGGGAACACACGATTTCCAACGCGGTTGGGTATGCCGCTTGTCAACTGGCGCAGAATATTAATGCTAAGGCGATTATTTGCTTCACAGAACACGGTTTCACCACACGCCTTCTCTCTAAGTATCGCCAGCAGATTCCGGTGGTTGCTGTCACACCAACCGAAGAAGTGCAGCGTCGGTTGACACTTTACTGGGGTGTTCAGTCTTTACAGTTGCAGGAAGTTCATAACACAGACGCCATGATTATTTTGGCGGAGCAAGCGGCTCTCCAACATGGATTTGTGGAGAAGGGAGATATTGTGGTGATGATTGCAGGTTTGCCCCTGGCAATTACGGGTGTTACGAATTTAATTAAGGCACACCGAATTGGGGAACAGGTGGCGATTTAA
- the gap gene encoding type I glyceraldehyde-3-phosphate dehydrogenase, producing MAKVAINGFGRIGRAVFKIIQDNPDLELVAVNDLVPPENLAYLLNYDTVYGRSKNKVESDENSLIIDGKHYKVVSERDPAQLPWGSLGIDLVFECTGLFTNKEALEKHIQAGAKSVILSAPTKSEGIETVVYGVNHVPESDNIFSCASCTTNCISPVVEVMGRRIGIKKAILTTIHAYTATQAIVDGPSKKQVREGRAAAANFVPSTTGAAIATTKVLPQYKGKFDGVAVRAPIPVGSISDIVFVTERPTTVEEINTIFREEAESDRYKGIMSASDEEIVSSDIVGDAHASIVDLTMTQVVDGDLVKVMSWYDNEWGYANQMVRAAVEKVKA from the coding sequence ATGGCAAAAGTAGCAATTAATGGATTCGGCAGAATCGGCAGAGCCGTTTTTAAAATCATTCAGGACAATCCCGATTTGGAACTCGTAGCGGTTAATGACCTCGTTCCACCGGAAAATCTGGCTTATTTACTCAACTACGACACCGTCTATGGTCGGTCTAAAAATAAGGTTGAGAGTGATGAAAATAGCTTGATTATAGACGGAAAACATTACAAAGTTGTGAGTGAAAGAGACCCGGCTCAATTGCCTTGGGGGAGCTTGGGAATTGATTTAGTCTTTGAATGTACAGGTCTTTTCACCAATAAGGAAGCGTTAGAAAAACACATTCAGGCGGGTGCAAAATCCGTGATTCTTTCGGCTCCCACGAAGAGTGAAGGAATCGAAACGGTAGTATATGGGGTTAACCATGTCCCAGAATCCGATAACATTTTCTCTTGTGCCAGTTGTACCACCAACTGTATTTCACCCGTAGTGGAAGTGATGGGGCGTCGAATTGGTATCAAGAAAGCAATTCTGACAACTATTCACGCTTATACTGCCACTCAGGCAATTGTGGATGGGCCAAGTAAAAAGCAAGTGCGTGAAGGACGAGCGGCAGCGGCTAACTTTGTTCCGAGTACAACAGGAGCTGCGATCGCAACCACCAAAGTGTTACCTCAGTATAAAGGGAAATTCGATGGTGTAGCCGTTCGTGCCCCGATTCCGGTGGGTTCTATCTCTGATATTGTCTTCGTCACCGAAAGACCCACAACGGTTGAGGAAATTAACACTATTTTCCGAGAAGAAGCCGAAAGCGATCGCTATAAAGGTATCATGAGCGCTTCTGATGAAGAAATCGTCTCCTCTGATATTGTGGGTGATGCCCACGCTTCAATTGTTGATTTAACCATGACCCAAGTTGTTGATGGTGACTTGGTCAAAGTCATGAGCTGGTATGACAATGAATGGGGTTATGCCAATCAAATGGTTCGCGCCGCGGTTGAAAAGGTGAAGGCTTAA